The Medicago truncatula cultivar Jemalong A17 chromosome 7, MtrunA17r5.0-ANR, whole genome shotgun sequence genome includes the window GATACAATCTGATTCTCCAATTATAATCAATTTCTCTCAATTCTGTTTGTTATATTGAATACCAGTGTAAATATGTCTACATTTGATTGTAAAAGAAAGATGGGAAGTAAATTAAAGTAATGTATGGTTCaatattgatcaaatgcattatCAGTCCTAGAAAATTCCAATTTCTCGCTGTAGCTTATATAATCTCATTCTGGTAACGCCCTACTGCAGTTTAGACAGAAGAAATGCAAGTAGGTTTTTAACTGAAGTTCTCTGGTTATTTTGGTGCATGCAGGAAAGGATGGCTGGGCCGCTCCACGTCTCAAAGACGCAGATTTATCTTTAGACAAGTTACGGGAGGGTTATGTTGAGGTATGTGATAGTGATACAATAGTCGTCTAGTAAAGTTAGCATGGTTTAGAAGTTAGAATTTAGTCCTTTAGCAGGTTTCTTTGGTATTATGTTGTTGGGATGCTCTAATATAAGGTTTGGCACTCAGAAGCTTTATACCTAGAATTATTGCTAAGCTAGAGTTGTCAAATAGCGATTATAGTGGCGGCGCTATCTCAAAGCGGAATTTTAACAAATTGCCATTGTTCTGTGGTACACTATTTAGTAAAAAATCTTGTTAAACAGCGGATATAGTTGTGCTGTAACCATAGTAGTTAATAGCGGATAGCGGCGTGTAGCGACCGACCCCAAAAATGCTATAGCGGGATAGCGCAGAGCGCTATGACCGCTATTTCATAGAGAGCATAATAGAGTTTTATATCAACAAAACAGAGGATTGTTTGTACAAACTACAAAcagaaacagagagagagagcagAATGGAGTTTGgaatcaataataacaaataaaactaGAATAAAAAAGTAACAGGACAGTAGAGTTTGAGattgttaaacaaaaaaataacaggaTAACAAAGCAAACACGACAAAGTAGAGGAAGATTTACGGTGTAGAGGTGAAGAAGTTTTACAGAACAGCAGAAAAGCAGAGAGAAGATGCTTTTTGCAGATAAACGCCGTTTTGcgcaagaaagaaagaaggaagaGAGAAGCTGAactttttagggtttaatgaaaatgtcaaaaatacccttgtttttttttaaaaccaaggacaattttgtattttctcttaAAGTGAAATAGCAGTTCTAAACCACAAAATCGCTACGAAGCGTTGCGCTGCTATCTCATACCGCAACGCTATGGCTTGTTGCGTAGTGCGCCAGCACCGCACCGCGCGGCCGCTATAGCGCCGCTATTGACTACTAGCCTGTAACACTGTAGCATAGAGGAATATGAAGGATCACTATTTTCTGCCGTCTGTGATTGACAACACTGCCAAAAGGTCACTTGTGTGATTAAAGCTATTTAGAAGTCTACACTATCATTCAAGGATTCTCCATGGAAACACTTCTCACATTTCTTTTACCTTTCTAAATTCTAAAGGTTTATTCTGTTATGCTAATTTTTTAGGCTGACTTTATGAGCATTTGTATTTTAGATAATTGTTGCAATGCGGACATTATATCAGAAGTGCAAATTGGTGCATGGTGACCTCAGTGAATATAATATACTCTATTATGAGGTGAATACTCCTTtggatgtttatattttaaagacAGAGTGTCTCTCTATAAATTGTTTACTTATTTGTTCTTTATTTCTCAGGGTCACTTGTATATTATTGATGTTTCTCAAGCGGTTGATCCTGACCATCCTCATGCTCTTGATTTTCTGCGTGAAGACTGTATTCATGTATCCGTAAGTACTCCTAGGCACTAGCTGTAAATTACATATCTCTTGTCCTCTTCCTCATGTGTTGTAGGGctaataagaaaaaagaatgtGATTAAGTACTTGTTTTACTTGTAGgatttctttaaaaaacatGGTGTAGGTGTCATGACAATAAGAGAACTTTTTGAATTTATTGTTGATGCATCGATTTCTGATGATGCTGTAGATGGCTATTTGGAAAAGGTATTTGTCATTGGTATGTCATTGTTTTCATTCTCGGAACAACTTCAaacatattattataatattaaaaaaaattcaggtgCAACAAAAAATTTTGGCCAGAGGAGATGTATCTGCAGAGGATGAGATTGCAGACTCAGTATTTGCACAGGTAACTTGCCTTACAAGATTGCTTTTTGTTTGAATGTGAAGGGAAATGCAAGAAAATTAAGGAAACACTGAAGAAATTAATTTAGGAAGTATATCTATAGATATTTGTATTGTTGTCGCGAAGATCTAAACACGGAAAGTTTATTTATACTTCTAGAAGCTTTTAGAAggtatactaaaaaaaatgctttAAGCAGAAAGGTATAGCAAACTATGGAGATCAAGTCCCTCAGGTTACAGGAACTAGAACAGTTACTGGTTGCCATACAGGAAACACAACAATTAATTCACACTGATGCAAGATTGTAACTTGAGGATCGCATCATGGATCATAAGATCCTACCATAGGGAAAAGTTATATGTATGTGCATAATAAGTTCATAGATAACTCAAAAGACAGAGTTCATAACCATGATTATAGAAGTAAAGTTCATAAATAACCATAGAAGGAGGAGTCGCAGGTTGCGGCTCAAACTGATGGAAGAATAAGGACGGGAGGGAACAAAGGTTGAGTGAGAGAGAACAGAGGTCGCCAGTGCTGTGGATTGTTGAATGGCTGACCtaataagtttttgtttttcaaaaaccaGGCCATTTCAGGAAAACCCGACCCTGATATCAAAACAATCCCATTTTTGCATCTTTCCGTCCTCTTCAATCCCATTTTTGCGTCTTTCCGCCCTCTTCAATCCCACAGGCATGCTGGAAAGATTGTGATTTTACCCAGTGAATTCCGTTTGTAACACAGCACAGAGTATAATCCCAAATCATGATTGAGAATATTGACGCCTTGAGTATAAGCATAACAACTATTGTAACACTTCTATGTGCTAACGTAACAACTGATTCTTCTAAATCTAAGCATTCTCATTTTAATATGATATTGCTGCAATcgtttattattaatatatatgagataaaatcataaaaacatagAATTCATACTTCATTTAACCCTCCAAGTTCATTATTTCTTTCTAAAACAGTatgagtttgattttgataattttttcaatGTATTTTGAACAACTAAAAGCACTAGTCATATTGGTGTATTTAGCACATTTATTTTGTTCTCTCCATTCTGACATGTTTATTTTCTTGAACTCTTTACAGTCTTACATTCCAAAGACACTAGTCGATGTTAAGAATGTTGAGGAGGATGTACAACGTATAACGAGTGGCAAAGAAACCGGGGATTTGATTTATCAGACGATTACTGGACTTAAACACGCTCTCACAATAACAGAACCTTCCCTGCAAAATGATCAGTTAAAGCCGAAATCAAATACTATAGATGATTCACATGCCATCTCTGATGGTAAATCTAACCTCTTAGAAGGTGATGCGGAGGCTCAACCTGGTGAGAACGAAGAAGATAACAAAAGCGATTCTGAAGAGATTTCATCCTCTGAAAGTGATTCTGATACTCCGCTTGATAAGAAAGTTGCTAGAAAAGAAGctaggaaagaaaataaaaagaaggtgaaagaggagAAAAGAGAAGCCAGAAAAACTAAACTCCCCAAGGctgtgaagaaaagaaagaagaaattgTCTAAGGCCATAAAGACCAGATAGACACTACTTATTTGTTATGGCCATCTGAGTGTAGGTTCTGAATTCTTAGATAAAAGTTATAATACGTCAAAGATATGGagaaaaatagtaattttgtttTCTAAGCATATATATGATGTTAGAATTAATCTTGTTTATCTTACAATTTTGGTgtgttattaaatttttatgtgGGTCTTGAGTTTCTCTACACATGCAAAATGGTTATGCAGACTTCCTCTGTTTGATCAAAGTGATGTTGATTTAGATTATTTTAAGCTTTGTGAACAAAACCACTTAATAATTTTGTTGGAAAAGATAAACCTCAATCAAAACATGTACTAGAGCATTGAACCCCCTTATAACCCAGACGACAATTCCGACAACAACGCCGCATCTGAGTTTCCAACGACATCCAAGACTTATCAAAGGCATAAATGAGCTTTTATACTTTGCCACATAAAGCTTGGATTGTGGCCTAGGCTTGGCCTGCATTTGGGTGATGCTAATGTATTGAACTAGTGCTACCTGTGCGTTATTATACCGTTGAATACGAAAAAGAAAGTCACTATCAGAAAAGCGTACACAACTGTAACAAATAccacacataaaaataaataagagcaATTACAAAAACCATGACAATGTTACCGTTACGGTTATCGTGGATTTTTCTGTTTATAACCGTTGGTCAATGAGTAAAATACTTTATTATGTTCTAGATGGGTTAGGATTAATGTAATATGACATGCATCAAGGTAAAAAGCATGTAGCAATAAAGAGAGTTTAGCAactaaaataatataacaaactttTAATTGAAAACCACAAATATATTACAACAGATACACGTAAAGAAACCAATTCATTGGTCACGAAATTTTATTTAATGCATTACACAACTTTAGACCCTATTGTTTTTGCTACCCCTACTAGATTGTGGGATTCAGTATTCAAAAGACTCTTATTGTGGTCCTCTCAAATTGTCCCAAGAATTCCCTGAAATTGATTCAGCTTCTTAGCACATTATAAACCCCATCTCACTCGTAGGCCTTAGCAAATAACAGAAGCCACCGTCATTTGCTCTCTTCtgtattattataataatttactTCAAGGAATTCAGGTCCATAAATTGAGCTGCATGGCCACTCAAAGAAAaatgctcttctcccaacaacGCTAGTCGCACCTAACCGAACTTCCAAAAATACTcatgcatgagttaactcaagcGGGTGTCATatccagcgtgagttaactcacgcatgagTATTTTGAAAAGTTAGGTTGGgagtgaacatttttttttgggagaagaGCTTTTTTCGCCACTCAAATTGAGAGGAAACCCAGATGAGCTTAGTCATTTGgcaatgcattaaaaaaaaaaatactcctacAGTACCCATAATTTACTGAATGCAACACAGTAATGCTGTTGCTAACTCTCCATCTACTCCCTTTGCTTAGCCACCTCAAGCGTATTTTAATTCGTGTATTGTTGGATTAAGCCAAAATAATATAAGGGCTTTTCAAAGTGTTTACATTATACTGTTCAATTTGTTATTGTgaagataaatattaatttagtaaaagtcacgttttctttcttttatttatacacTTTAAATTTGTATGAATTAATCATATTTGTCACTCATCGTAAAGCAGAGAgaaattcaataatgttatttgattatgagtaTGTTGTGAAATACATGTATTTCATCTCTTAGCTACGATTAAGagaaaatatatgtaaaaaaagtttaaaacacAATCTCTTCCGATTGTTGTCACTCCTCAATAAAGGGAaccaaaaacattaaaatgttttttttagaaaaataaacttatattattttatgggaaatgttaacgagtgcttttggggcacttgttaagaagtttaaaaagaaaattttattttgggaatGATGCATTCAACATattgaaagtttaaaaagtaaCTTTATCTACATAAAATttgtaaactatttttatatttaataagacccttattttattaatcaaaatgTGTTTAATACAATTTGGTATATCAACCAGGATTTGAATACTAACTCAACTAGGATTCAATGTTGAATCATTTATCTTATAATATTCttttcatttcaagttttttatttttcttaaatggatAACATAACAATTCTTAATTACCAATAATAGATTAAACTATTATTAAGTTATGAAAATCTTACTCTCTCAGTATCTTCAACCAATTCAAGTCACAACTTCAACTACTTTCATTTGTGTCCATTTATAATGGTGCAATTATAAACTGCCCTTGTTTTCCTTCCCGTTTCAtcttacaaaacaaaaaatacataattttatttatcctctcttaattaaaatcaatcttcacttttgttGCTTTTAAATGTATAGTCAATCTTATGGTTTGTTGAACAATGCTTATAACATGTGCTCTTAGAATGTATGTTAAGAATTTCAAACGGAAAACTtgtgttgaaaatatttttttaaataattaaattaacaactttCAATACAATAGTTTTATATTGGTTCTCTAACAGGTGATCTAAAGAAATTTGTTCATGTTAGTCGTTATTGTAATGTGAACCACCGCTTGAATATCACTGACGTTTCCGTTGACTTCGTAATtgtattgtatttattttatctgttatgaaagaaaaagaaaattgacgtTTCCGTTGACTTCGTAATCGTattgtaattattttatttgttatgaaagaataagaaaaaaagtttggggtaaatttattttaaaagt containing:
- the LOC11417407 gene encoding serine/threonine-protein kinase rio1, with translation MEDEVEHRPLHQTTLPKQIEQHNDSEPENEDDDDVSSFSSDSEIDDALDWLDSKNEDYYDSIDGTSLSSWRPNAHGGHHSHSSTLQPLSNRNQKFSHHIRASPLEEWEGRMNIAMSNTVTTAIRGSVREMAIGKTKTTEKADRATVEQAIDPRTRMVLFKMLNRGVFQDMNGCISTGKEANVYHATKSIISTEKEANISHAIKTNGEELEIQELAIKIYKTSVLVFKDRDRYVQGDYRFRNGYCRHNPRKMVKTWAEKEFRNLKRLKEEGIRCPTPILLRLHILVMEFIGKDGWAAPRLKDADLSLDKLREGYVEIIVAMRTLYQKCKLVHGDLSEYNILYYEGHLYIIDVSQAVDPDHPHALDFLREDCIHVSDFFKKHGVGVMTIRELFEFIVDASISDDAVDGYLEKVQQKILARGDVSAEDEIADSVFAQSYIPKTLVDVKNVEEDVQRITSGKETGDLIYQTITGLKHALTITEPSLQNDQLKPKSNTIDDSHAISDGKSNLLEGDAEAQPGENEEDNKSDSEEISSSESDSDTPLDKKVARKEARKENKKKVKEEKREARKTKLPKAVKKRKKKLSKAIKTR